Proteins encoded within one genomic window of Halobacteriovoraceae bacterium:
- a CDS encoding acyltransferase family protein, which yields MLKFLSKYITYSGMHQDKIEKIFTTLDKKYPTGFDAFGLNIKEAKKSIKILNFLYENYFKVRVFGQENVKEQHYMAVANHSGQIAIDAVLVGCAFTLGVNPPRLARPLVERFFGSIPFVGTWATQLGAVLGDRQNCIRLLERKETVLVFPEGVRGVAKSTPQFYKLQNFSHGFLRMAIKTKSDILPIAVVGAEEFYPYVFQAKKLAKKFGLPALPLSLNYFPLPSPVDIHFGVPYKIPEDLTEDAPDSEIDIHIQKIERQIQSMIKEGLKNRRYFFGIEKRKIDD from the coding sequence ATGCTTAAGTTTCTCTCAAAATACATAACTTACAGCGGGATGCATCAAGACAAGATTGAAAAAATCTTCACAACTCTAGATAAAAAGTACCCCACCGGATTTGATGCATTCGGCCTTAATATTAAAGAAGCAAAAAAGAGCATCAAAATCTTAAATTTTTTATATGAAAACTATTTCAAAGTGCGAGTATTTGGCCAAGAAAATGTAAAAGAGCAACATTATATGGCCGTTGCCAACCACTCTGGTCAAATCGCTATTGACGCTGTTCTTGTCGGTTGTGCTTTTACGTTAGGAGTAAATCCACCAAGACTGGCCAGACCCTTGGTCGAAAGATTTTTTGGCTCAATACCATTTGTAGGAACATGGGCCACTCAATTAGGGGCCGTCCTTGGCGATCGCCAAAATTGTATAAGACTCTTAGAAAGAAAAGAAACTGTATTAGTCTTTCCAGAAGGTGTCAGAGGTGTTGCAAAAAGTACCCCACAGTTTTATAAGCTTCAGAATTTTTCACATGGCTTTCTTAGAATGGCCATTAAAACAAAATCAGACATTTTACCTATCGCAGTTGTTGGTGCAGAAGAATTTTATCCCTATGTATTTCAAGCAAAAAAACTTGCTAAAAAATTTGGACTTCCTGCCTTACCTCTATCACTGAATTATTTCCCACTACCATCTCCCGTCGATATTCATTTTGGTGTCCCCTATAAAATCCCAGAAGACCTTACAGAAGATGCACCTGATAGTGAAATTGATATTCACATACAAAAAATAGAAAGGCAGATTCAGAGCATGATCAAAGAAGGATTAAAAAATCGAAGATATTTTTTTGGTATTGAAAAGAGAAAAATCGATGATTAA